From a single Couchioplanes caeruleus genomic region:
- a CDS encoding sulfatase, which produces MSRPRRVAGWIATGLAASVVFLALVVPDQVTRLPPGASPWATLLRVPLEALAVAAVLLALPARARAVTAGVLGALLGVLSVVKVIDLGFFAVLSRPFDPVLDWPLFADGYRFVEGSAGGGAAVAALVGAIALAVAVPVVMVFAVRRLAAVAARHRRPARVSVGVAAVAWLVLAVLGASLVPGVYVASDTAVALARDSVLTVPAAIRDKRAFTTEVAADAFRDTAPEQLLGGLRGKDVVFAFIESYGRSAIEDPALDTTVRAALTAGTAQLRDAGYGARSGFLTSPTAGGGSWLAHSTFQSGVWIDNEQRYRSLVSGDRLTLTGAFKKAGAWQTVAVEPGVTYAWPEAQFYGYDRLYDSRTLGYHGPVFGWGPVPDQFTLKAFTDAEYARPGRTPLMAELTFVSSHTPWAPLPSMVGWDQLGDGSMYAAQHAQGQSAAQVWKDPVRVRAAYAQSITYSIGSLVSWVRTYGTDDLVLVFLGDHQPAPVVVGDRASRDVPVTIVAHDPAVLDRVTSWGWTDGLRPDPQAPVWRMDQFRDRFLTTFAAPTATRPLSPPR; this is translated from the coding sequence GTGTCTCGTCCGCGCCGCGTCGCCGGGTGGATCGCCACCGGTCTCGCCGCTTCCGTGGTCTTCCTGGCGCTGGTCGTGCCCGACCAGGTCACCCGGCTGCCGCCCGGGGCGTCACCGTGGGCGACGCTGCTGCGCGTACCGCTGGAGGCGCTGGCCGTCGCCGCCGTGCTGCTGGCGCTGCCGGCGCGGGCGCGGGCGGTCACCGCCGGGGTGCTCGGGGCGCTGCTGGGGGTGCTGAGCGTCGTCAAGGTCATCGACCTCGGGTTCTTCGCCGTGCTGTCGCGCCCGTTCGACCCGGTGCTGGACTGGCCGCTGTTCGCCGACGGATACCGGTTCGTCGAGGGCTCGGCGGGCGGCGGGGCGGCGGTGGCGGCGCTCGTGGGGGCGATCGCCCTTGCTGTGGCCGTACCTGTGGTGATGGTCTTCGCGGTGCGGCGTCTGGCCGCCGTCGCGGCCCGGCACCGGCGCCCGGCTCGCGTGTCCGTCGGGGTCGCCGCCGTGGCGTGGCTGGTCCTGGCCGTACTGGGCGCGTCGCTGGTGCCCGGGGTCTACGTCGCCTCCGACACGGCGGTGGCGCTGGCGCGTGACAGCGTGCTGACCGTGCCCGCGGCGATCCGCGACAAGCGGGCGTTCACCACCGAGGTCGCGGCCGACGCGTTCCGCGACACCGCGCCGGAGCAGCTGCTCGGCGGGCTGCGCGGCAAGGACGTGGTGTTCGCGTTCATCGAGAGCTACGGCCGCTCGGCCATCGAGGACCCCGCGCTGGACACCACCGTGCGCGCGGCGCTGACGGCCGGCACGGCACAGTTGCGCGACGCGGGCTACGGCGCCCGCAGCGGGTTCCTGACCTCGCCGACCGCCGGCGGCGGCAGCTGGCTGGCGCACTCGACGTTCCAGTCCGGGGTGTGGATCGACAACGAGCAGCGCTACCGCAGCCTGGTCTCCGGCGACCGGCTCACTCTGACCGGCGCGTTCAAGAAGGCCGGCGCGTGGCAGACCGTCGCGGTCGAGCCGGGTGTCACGTACGCGTGGCCCGAGGCGCAGTTCTACGGCTACGACCGGCTGTACGACTCGCGCACGCTGGGCTATCACGGGCCGGTGTTCGGCTGGGGGCCGGTCCCCGACCAGTTCACGCTCAAGGCGTTCACCGACGCCGAGTACGCCCGCCCGGGCCGCACGCCGTTGATGGCGGAGCTGACGTTCGTCTCCAGCCACACGCCGTGGGCGCCGCTGCCGTCGATGGTCGGCTGGGACCAGCTCGGCGACGGCTCCATGTACGCCGCGCAGCACGCGCAGGGCCAGAGCGCCGCGCAGGTGTGGAAGGACCCGGTGCGGGTGCGGGCCGCGTACGCCCAGTCGATCACGTACTCGATCGGCAGCCTCGTGTCGTGGGTGCGCACGTACGGCACGGACGACCTGGTGCTGGTGTTCCTCGGCGACCACCAGCCGGCGCCGGTGGTGGTCGGTGACCGGGCGAGCCGCGACGTGCCGGTGACGATCGTCGCGCACGACCCGGCGGTGCTGGACCGGGTGACGTCCTGGGGCTGGACCGACGGGCTGCGGCCGGACCCGCAGGCCCCGGTGTGGCGCATGGACCAGTTCCGCGACAGGTTCCTCACCACTTTCGCCGCGCCCACGGCCACCCGCCCGCTGTCGCCGCCCCGGTAA
- a CDS encoding alpha/beta fold hydrolase has translation MVERFVASGPLRIWTERFGDPRRPAVLMVMGSAAQAISCPDALVGRLVERGVQVIRFDHRDTGRSSVVDFDAHPYTIGDLARDCLAVLDGYELRSAHVAGASLGGMLAQWLAVHAPDRVRSLTVMSSSPMGHDPRPVWARARAGEPADPHDLPPPSPAFLAHPAAGLAPGVESDMALFRIFNGPVRPFDEPAARAMLELARSRAIDPAAAANHHRAVWLPDPGLIVPLSSITAPTTIVHGDQDPFYPIAHGQALAAAIPGAVLKVVPGMGHAMTSPGLPEEIADLIRL, from the coding sequence ATGGTGGAGCGCTTCGTTGCTTCCGGGCCGCTGCGCATCTGGACCGAGCGGTTCGGCGATCCCCGGCGGCCCGCTGTCCTGATGGTCATGGGGTCGGCCGCGCAGGCGATCAGTTGCCCCGACGCGCTGGTCGGGCGGCTCGTCGAGCGCGGCGTTCAGGTGATCCGGTTCGATCATCGCGACACCGGCCGGTCCAGCGTCGTGGACTTCGACGCTCACCCGTACACGATCGGGGACCTGGCTCGTGACTGCCTGGCGGTGCTGGACGGCTACGAACTCCGGTCCGCTCATGTCGCCGGCGCCTCCCTGGGCGGCATGCTCGCGCAGTGGCTGGCGGTGCACGCGCCGGACCGGGTCCGGTCGTTGACGGTGATGTCCAGCTCTCCGATGGGCCACGACCCGCGTCCGGTGTGGGCGCGGGCGCGGGCCGGGGAGCCGGCCGACCCGCACGACCTGCCGCCGCCCTCGCCGGCTTTCCTCGCGCATCCGGCGGCCGGGCTGGCGCCCGGGGTGGAGTCCGACATGGCGCTGTTCCGGATCTTCAACGGGCCGGTGCGGCCGTTCGACGAGCCGGCCGCCCGGGCGATGCTGGAGCTCGCACGGTCCCGCGCCATCGACCCGGCCGCCGCCGCGAACCATCACCGGGCGGTGTGGCTGCCCGATCCCGGCCTTATCGTTCCGCTGTCGTCGATCACTGCGCCGACCACGATCGTGCACGGCGACCAGGATCCGTTCTATCCGATTGCGCACGGCCAGGCGCTGGCCGCGGCGATCCCGGGCGCGGTGTTGAAGGTCGTGCCCGGGATGGGTCACGCCATGACGTCGCCGGGCCTGCCCGAGGAGATCGCCGACCTGATCCGGCTGTGA
- a CDS encoding MerR family transcriptional regulator: MRIGEVAAAAGVSPRALRYYEEQGLLSSQRHASGQRHYGEDAVQRVRWIQALYAAGLSSKSITGLVGCVHTGVATDAMRAQLAAERERIDTQIRDLTNTRDRLDAIIAAADDPDRRRASSGCEA, encoded by the coding sequence GTGCGGATCGGTGAGGTGGCGGCGGCGGCCGGGGTGAGCCCGCGGGCGCTGCGCTACTACGAGGAGCAGGGGCTGCTGAGCTCGCAGCGGCATGCCAGCGGGCAGCGGCACTACGGCGAGGACGCGGTGCAGCGGGTCCGGTGGATCCAGGCGCTGTACGCCGCCGGGCTCAGCAGCAAGTCGATCACCGGGCTGGTGGGCTGCGTGCACACCGGCGTCGCCACGGACGCGATGCGCGCCCAGCTCGCGGCCGAGCGGGAACGCATCGACACCCAGATCCGGGACCTGACGAACACCCGCGACCGGCTCGACGCCATCATCGCCGCGGCGGACGACCCGGACCGGAGGCGCGCGTCCTCCGGCTGTGAGGCCTGA
- a CDS encoding RNA polymerase sigma factor, translating into MDEALLRTLTPAVIGVLVRRGADFAAAEDAVQEALLEAVRAWPHDAPRDPKGWLVTVAWRKFLDATRADTARRLREVRVDAEPPPGPGEAVDDTLQLYFLCAHPSLSPSSAVALTLRAVGGLTTRQIAQAYLVPEATMAQRISRAKRTVADVRFTRPGDVATVLRVLYLVFNEGYSGDVDLAEEAIRLTRELAARIDHEEVAGLLALMLLHHARRAARTGPGGRLIPLAEQDRSRWDTRLIAEGVEVLQAALARDRLGEFQAQAAVAALHADARTAAETDWVQIVEWYDELVRLTANPVARLNRAVAVGEADGARAGLAALAELDPALPRYAAVAAYLHERDGDPAGAAHLYAEAARAAHSVPERDHLTRQAARLNATTR; encoded by the coding sequence GTGGACGAGGCACTGCTGCGCACCCTGACACCCGCCGTCATCGGCGTGCTCGTCCGCCGCGGAGCCGACTTCGCGGCGGCCGAGGACGCCGTGCAGGAAGCCCTGCTGGAGGCCGTACGGGCGTGGCCGCACGACGCGCCGCGCGACCCCAAGGGCTGGCTGGTCACGGTCGCCTGGCGCAAGTTCCTCGACGCCACCCGCGCCGACACCGCACGGCGGCTGCGCGAGGTGCGCGTCGACGCCGAACCGCCTCCCGGGCCCGGCGAGGCGGTCGACGACACCCTGCAGCTGTACTTCCTGTGCGCCCACCCGTCCCTGTCCCCGTCGTCGGCCGTCGCGCTCACCCTGCGCGCGGTCGGCGGCCTCACCACCCGCCAGATCGCGCAGGCGTACCTCGTCCCCGAGGCGACCATGGCGCAGCGCATCAGCCGCGCCAAGCGGACCGTCGCCGACGTCCGCTTCACCCGGCCCGGCGACGTCGCCACGGTCCTGCGGGTGCTCTACCTGGTGTTCAACGAGGGCTACTCCGGCGACGTCGACCTCGCCGAGGAGGCGATCCGGCTGACCCGCGAGCTCGCGGCCCGCATCGACCACGAGGAGGTCGCCGGGCTGCTGGCCCTCATGCTGCTGCACCACGCGCGGCGAGCGGCCCGTACCGGGCCGGGCGGCCGGCTGATCCCCCTGGCCGAGCAGGACCGCAGCCGGTGGGACACCCGCCTGATCGCCGAGGGCGTCGAGGTGCTGCAGGCCGCGCTGGCCCGCGACCGGCTCGGCGAGTTCCAGGCCCAGGCGGCCGTCGCCGCGCTGCACGCCGACGCCCGCACCGCCGCGGAGACCGACTGGGTGCAGATCGTCGAGTGGTACGACGAGCTCGTACGCCTCACCGCCAACCCGGTGGCCCGCCTCAACCGGGCCGTCGCCGTCGGTGAGGCCGACGGCGCCCGGGCTGGGCTGGCCGCCCTGGCCGAGCTCGACCCGGCTCTGCCCCGGTATGCGGCGGTGGCCGCGTACCTGCATGAACGCGACGGCGACCCGGCCGGGGCGGCACACCTTTACGCGGAGGCTGCCCGCGCGGCGCACAGCGTGCCCGAGCGAGACCACCTCACCCGGCAGGCCGCGCGGCTCAACGCGACCACCAGGTGA
- a CDS encoding heme-degrading domain-containing protein, with protein sequence MTDDDLIARLEEQERRLTFTRFTNADAWQLGSLLVDLATGRELPVAVDIRRGAQQLFHAALPGSTADNDHWIARKVRVVERFAASSYLVGRRLAARGDALDAKYGVDPADYAAHGGAFPVRVAGVGVVGTVTVSGLPQADDHALVVEAIETYLAD encoded by the coding sequence ATGACCGACGACGATCTCATCGCCCGGCTCGAGGAGCAGGAGCGGCGGCTGACCTTCACCCGGTTCACCAACGCGGACGCATGGCAGCTCGGCAGCCTGCTGGTGGACCTGGCCACCGGCAGGGAGCTGCCGGTGGCCGTCGACATCCGCCGGGGTGCGCAGCAGCTGTTCCACGCCGCGCTGCCGGGCAGCACGGCCGACAACGACCATTGGATCGCCCGCAAGGTACGGGTGGTGGAACGCTTCGCGGCCTCGTCGTACCTGGTGGGGCGCCGGCTCGCGGCGAGGGGTGACGCGCTGGACGCCAAGTACGGGGTGGATCCGGCCGACTATGCGGCTCACGGCGGTGCTTTCCCCGTACGCGTGGCGGGTGTGGGTGTGGTGGGTACGGTGACCGTGTCGGGGCTGCCGCAGGCCGACGACCACGCGCTGGTGGTCGAGGCGATCGAGACCTATCTGGCGGACTGA
- a CDS encoding DUF6204 family protein has protein sequence MTSRTIRVTVRGAFDALTDAQRAELLAAAAEHDVAFAAFTADGSMTYDIAARPFFTFRYAETVAEERDIPAVTARAQTAAQEWCSSRGYGFKNLSAQAVDLSQTPMGSRGRREAARNDR, from the coding sequence ATGACGTCTCGCACCATCCGGGTCACCGTCCGCGGCGCCTTCGACGCGCTCACCGACGCCCAACGCGCCGAGCTGCTGGCCGCGGCCGCCGAGCACGACGTGGCGTTCGCCGCGTTCACCGCCGACGGGTCGATGACCTACGACATCGCCGCCCGCCCGTTCTTCACGTTCCGCTACGCCGAGACGGTGGCCGAGGAGCGCGACATCCCCGCGGTGACGGCCCGGGCGCAGACGGCCGCGCAAGAGTGGTGCTCCTCGCGCGGCTACGGCTTCAAGAACCTCAGCGCGCAGGCGGTGGACCTGTCGCAGACGCCGATGGGCAGCCGCGGTCGCCGAGAGGCCGCCCGCAACGACCGATGA
- a CDS encoding NUDIX hydrolase, which translates to MMPNLRHSVRAIVVDDHDRVLLCRFVFPHPVVPQQVTGVWAAPGGGIEPGEDRLTALRRELREETGLSVTADPPHVWHQEVAAAGIVNDYFLVRTDHFEPRGELTDAELAGEHLAAFRWWRLPEIASYSGPELFSPRDLATPLTALLTAGIPDQPVHLGL; encoded by the coding sequence ATGATGCCGAACCTGCGACATTCCGTACGCGCCATCGTCGTCGACGATCACGACCGCGTCCTGCTCTGCCGGTTCGTCTTCCCGCACCCGGTGGTGCCGCAGCAGGTGACGGGCGTGTGGGCTGCACCGGGCGGCGGGATCGAACCTGGCGAGGACCGCCTGACCGCGCTGCGCCGCGAGCTGCGCGAGGAGACCGGCCTGTCGGTCACCGCGGACCCGCCGCACGTCTGGCACCAGGAAGTCGCGGCGGCCGGCATCGTCAACGACTACTTCCTGGTGCGCACGGACCACTTCGAGCCCCGCGGCGAGCTGACCGACGCAGAACTCGCCGGGGAGCACCTGGCGGCGTTCCGCTGGTGGCGGCTGCCGGAGATCGCCAGCTATTCGGGACCCGAGCTGTTCTCACCCCGCGACTTGGCTACGCCGTTGACGGCACTTCTCACCGCGGGCATCCCGGACCAGCCGGTCCACCTCGGCCTCTAG
- a CDS encoding DsbA family oxidoreductase — protein MRVTVYGDFNCPYSYLASLRIDALLRQGVEVGWRAVEHSPRLSMTGSPAKADPGLGGRALAQVRLLAAPDERTPRSAPALISNTYAATSAYAEAVTDGLHHEVRRALFDAIWIGGRHLGNPYDVRDVVSDISYPPFPIEPYRCSPDRALPRYGDGSPLGMTRALGATTSFSGAPITTTGWLRMRRWHDDWLATAGGGPLPVLVEEQGATLTGIRALAFLAELRTGPAAQRTPVTAEALAAA, from the coding sequence ATGAGGGTCACGGTCTACGGCGACTTCAACTGTCCGTACTCGTATCTCGCCAGCCTGCGTATCGACGCGCTGCTCCGCCAGGGCGTCGAGGTCGGCTGGCGCGCGGTCGAGCATTCGCCGCGCCTGTCCATGACGGGCAGCCCGGCAAAGGCGGACCCGGGCCTGGGTGGCCGCGCTCTGGCTCAGGTCCGGCTCCTCGCCGCCCCGGACGAGCGCACACCCCGGTCGGCACCGGCCCTGATCAGCAATACGTACGCGGCCACGTCGGCTTACGCGGAAGCGGTTACAGACGGGCTGCACCACGAGGTCCGGCGCGCGCTGTTCGACGCGATCTGGATCGGTGGCCGGCACCTCGGCAACCCGTACGACGTGCGGGACGTCGTCAGCGACATCAGCTATCCGCCGTTCCCGATCGAGCCCTATCGCTGCTCGCCCGACCGGGCGTTGCCCCGGTACGGCGACGGGTCTCCGCTGGGCATGACGCGAGCGCTCGGCGCCACGACCTCGTTCAGCGGTGCGCCGATCACCACGACCGGCTGGCTGCGGATGCGCCGCTGGCACGACGACTGGCTCGCCACGGCCGGCGGCGGCCCGCTGCCCGTCCTGGTCGAGGAGCAGGGCGCCACGCTCACCGGCATCCGGGCGCTGGCATTTCTGGCGGAGTTGCGCACCGGCCCCGCGGCGCAGCGGACACCGGTGACCGCCGAGGCGCTCGCGGCCGCGTGA
- a CDS encoding aldo/keto reductase, whose product MTGTAQLGDRTVHRLGFGSMRLTANPDREVAIRVLRRAVELGVDHIDTAAFYVSPGGTLGVGTGEKRYATELIRAALSPYPRNLVIATKVGAAAGDRPATAAELRARVEDNLRRLGVDALDVVNLRLRDRGASLGEQFTALAELRREGLIRHLGISNVRPHHLDEAQRIAPVVCVQNEYGLDLRDADGTALLHECARRGIAFVPYFSVAGPGREQGASGAAGGEALRAVAAAHGVTEHQVRLAWILHQGPHVLAIPGTGSVEHLEQNMAAGGITLTGSELDSL is encoded by the coding sequence GTGACCGGCACCGCGCAGCTCGGTGACCGTACGGTGCACCGCCTCGGCTTCGGCTCGATGCGCCTCACCGCGAACCCCGACCGGGAGGTGGCCATCCGGGTGCTGCGCCGCGCAGTGGAGCTGGGCGTCGACCACATCGACACCGCTGCGTTCTACGTCTCCCCCGGCGGCACGCTCGGCGTCGGCACGGGCGAGAAGCGGTACGCCACCGAGCTCATCCGCGCCGCGCTCAGCCCGTACCCGCGGAACCTGGTCATCGCCACCAAGGTCGGCGCCGCCGCCGGCGACCGGCCGGCCACCGCGGCCGAGCTGCGCGCCCGCGTCGAGGACAACCTGCGCCGCCTCGGCGTCGACGCCCTCGACGTGGTGAACCTGCGGTTGCGCGACCGCGGCGCCTCGCTGGGCGAACAGTTCACCGCCCTGGCGGAGCTGCGCCGCGAGGGTTTGATCCGGCACCTGGGCATCTCGAACGTGCGGCCGCACCATCTCGACGAAGCGCAGCGCATCGCCCCGGTCGTGTGCGTGCAGAACGAGTACGGCCTGGACCTGCGCGACGCGGACGGCACGGCGCTGCTGCACGAGTGCGCCCGGCGCGGCATCGCGTTCGTGCCGTACTTCTCCGTCGCCGGACCCGGCCGGGAGCAGGGTGCGTCCGGGGCGGCGGGCGGCGAGGCGCTACGGGCCGTCGCCGCCGCGCACGGCGTCACCGAGCATCAGGTGCGGCTCGCCTGGATCTTGCACCAGGGCCCGCACGTGCTGGCCATCCCGGGCACAGGCAGCGTCGAGCACCTGGAACAGAACATGGCCGCCGGCGGGATCACCTTGACCGGCTCGGAACTCGACTCACTGTGA
- a CDS encoding VOC family protein produces MALNPVRHITVDAHDPWRLAQFWTLVTGYPVSDQDAPDDDEILLEAPEPGWPGLLFIRVPDDKAGKNRVHLDVQPPTGTRDEAVQRFLDAGATLHEDHRTADGLGWATLRDPEGNEFCVERSAAERGPGRP; encoded by the coding sequence ATGGCCCTCAACCCGGTACGTCACATCACTGTGGACGCTCACGACCCCTGGCGGCTCGCCCAGTTCTGGACCCTGGTCACCGGCTACCCGGTCAGCGACCAGGACGCTCCGGACGACGACGAGATCCTGCTCGAGGCGCCGGAACCAGGCTGGCCCGGACTGCTGTTCATCCGGGTGCCCGACGACAAGGCCGGCAAGAACCGCGTGCACCTCGACGTCCAGCCGCCCACCGGCACCCGCGACGAGGCCGTGCAGCGCTTCCTGGACGCCGGCGCCACCCTGCACGAGGACCATCGCACCGCCGACGGGCTGGGCTGGGCCACCCTGCGCGACCCCGAGGGCAACGAGTTCTGCGTCGAGCGCAGCGCCGCCGAGCGTGGCCCGGGCCGGCCGTGA
- a CDS encoding Clp protease N-terminal domain-containing protein, translating into MTQTSPPVRLDDLIHSITANRPDAPLERLSDAVLLADHLGDLADHLIGHFVDQARRSGASWTDIGRSMGVSKQAAQKRFVTKPDLDMSQGFSRFSTNARTTVTGSMTAARATRHPEIRPEHLLLGLLDVPGATAHAVLGDFARVREAAMASLPEAPGGDMPELIPFDARSRKVLELTFREALRLGDDTVGTEHILLALIEEEPPGGVLAGLGIDKAAVESAAQSAR; encoded by the coding sequence ATGACGCAGACCTCGCCGCCCGTACGGCTCGACGACCTCATCCACAGCATCACCGCCAACCGGCCCGACGCCCCGCTGGAGCGGCTGTCGGACGCCGTGCTGCTCGCCGACCACCTCGGCGACCTCGCCGACCACCTCATCGGCCACTTCGTCGACCAGGCCCGCCGCTCCGGCGCCTCCTGGACCGACATCGGCCGCAGCATGGGCGTCAGCAAGCAGGCCGCCCAGAAACGCTTCGTGACCAAGCCCGACCTCGACATGTCGCAGGGCTTCAGCCGCTTCAGCACCAACGCCCGCACGACCGTCACCGGCTCGATGACCGCCGCGCGCGCCACCAGGCACCCCGAGATCCGCCCCGAGCACCTGCTGCTGGGGCTGCTCGACGTGCCCGGCGCCACGGCCCACGCCGTGCTCGGCGACTTCGCGCGGGTGCGCGAGGCCGCCATGGCCTCGCTGCCCGAGGCACCGGGCGGGGACATGCCCGAGCTGATCCCGTTCGACGCCCGCTCGCGCAAGGTCCTGGAACTGACCTTCCGGGAGGCGCTGCGCCTGGGCGACGACACCGTGGGCACCGAGCACATCCTGCTCGCGCTCATCGAGGAGGAGCCGCCCGGCGGCGTGCTGGCCGGGCTCGGCATCGACAAGGCCGCCGTGGAGAGCGCCGCTCAGTCCGCCAGATAG
- a CDS encoding SDR family oxidoreductase — protein sequence MDITGSVALVTGANRGIGRQFALDLLERGAATVYATARNPHSIDIPGVRTLALDVTDPASVAAAAAAAPDVTLLINNAGVSAYQNLVTGDLDKMHAEVDTMVWGPLGVIRAFAPALERNGGGAILNVLSAMSWFSYDGANSYSVAKAAEWAVTNGVRLELAKHGTLVTALHMGAVDTDMMARFDIDKLAPSEVVRAALDGIQAGRLEVLADEWSRHVKASLAGDPGDFYRH from the coding sequence ATGGACATCACCGGTTCGGTCGCGCTCGTCACCGGCGCCAACCGCGGCATCGGCCGTCAGTTCGCCCTCGACCTGCTCGAACGCGGCGCCGCCACGGTGTACGCCACCGCCCGCAACCCGCACAGCATCGACATCCCCGGCGTACGGACGCTGGCACTCGACGTCACGGACCCGGCCTCGGTCGCCGCCGCGGCGGCCGCCGCCCCCGACGTCACCCTGCTGATCAACAACGCCGGGGTGTCGGCGTACCAGAACCTCGTCACCGGCGACCTGGACAAGATGCACGCCGAGGTCGACACCATGGTGTGGGGACCGCTGGGTGTCATCCGCGCGTTCGCGCCCGCGCTGGAACGCAACGGCGGCGGGGCGATCCTCAACGTGCTGTCGGCCATGTCGTGGTTCTCCTACGACGGCGCCAACTCCTACTCGGTGGCCAAGGCGGCGGAGTGGGCGGTGACCAACGGCGTACGCCTCGAGCTCGCCAAGCACGGCACCCTCGTCACCGCCCTGCACATGGGCGCCGTCGACACCGACATGATGGCCCGCTTCGACATCGACAAGCTCGCGCCGTCCGAGGTCGTGCGCGCCGCCCTCGACGGCATCCAGGCCGGGCGGCTCGAAGTCCTCGCCGACGAGTGGAGCCGCCACGTCAAGGCCTCCCTGGCCGGCGACCCCGGCGACTTCTACCGCCACTGA
- a CDS encoding YciI family protein yields MAKYLLLKHYRGAPAAVNDVPMDKWTPEEVSAHIQYMQDFAARLETTGEFVDGQALSPEGTFVRYDGEGRPPVTDGPFAETKDLIAGWMIIDVDTYERALELAGELSAAPGANGKPIHEWLEVRPFLAEPATITE; encoded by the coding sequence ATGGCCAAGTACCTGCTGCTCAAGCACTACCGCGGCGCGCCGGCGGCGGTCAACGACGTCCCGATGGACAAGTGGACCCCCGAGGAGGTGTCGGCCCACATCCAGTACATGCAGGACTTCGCGGCCCGGCTGGAGACCACCGGCGAGTTCGTCGACGGTCAGGCGCTGTCGCCGGAGGGCACCTTCGTGCGCTACGACGGCGAGGGGCGCCCGCCGGTCACCGACGGCCCGTTCGCCGAGACCAAGGACCTCATCGCCGGCTGGATGATCATCGACGTCGACACGTACGAGCGGGCCCTCGAACTGGCCGGGGAGCTGTCCGCCGCACCGGGCGCCAACGGCAAGCCGATCCACGAATGGCTCGAGGTGCGCCCGTTCCTGGCCGAGCCCGCCACCATCACGGAGTGA
- a CDS encoding helix-turn-helix transcriptional regulator — protein sequence MPDDVTYDALAVPSRRRLLAALKTAGAGLDVAALSAATGLHGNTVRFHLDVLARANLVRQHSEPGSGRGRPRLLYTATEAGESRDGHALLAEMIVSHLDPATAEEAGRAWARRAAPGERTPATVTQRVMTTFADMGFDPTLEPGTEGRTRIGLHACPFRDIARRHPEVVCTMHRGLLRGLIEQHGAGEVEGDMTPFVEPDLCVAHLNPVSQRTAGAG from the coding sequence GTGCCTGACGATGTGACGTACGACGCGCTCGCCGTCCCCAGCCGCCGACGCCTCCTGGCGGCGCTCAAAACCGCCGGCGCCGGCCTCGACGTGGCGGCGCTGTCGGCGGCCACCGGGCTGCACGGCAACACCGTCCGCTTCCACCTCGACGTGCTTGCCCGGGCCAACCTGGTCCGGCAACACAGCGAGCCCGGAAGCGGCCGCGGCCGGCCCCGGCTCCTGTACACCGCGACCGAGGCGGGCGAATCCCGCGACGGTCACGCGCTCCTGGCCGAAATGATCGTCAGCCACCTCGACCCGGCGACAGCCGAGGAGGCCGGCCGGGCCTGGGCCCGGCGGGCCGCACCGGGCGAGCGGACACCTGCCACCGTCACGCAACGGGTCATGACGACCTTCGCCGACATGGGATTCGACCCGACGCTAGAGCCCGGCACCGAGGGCCGGACCCGCATCGGCCTGCACGCCTGCCCGTTCCGGGACATCGCCCGCCGGCACCCGGAGGTGGTGTGCACGATGCACCGCGGACTGCTCCGGGGACTCATCGAGCAGCACGGCGCCGGCGAGGTCGAGGGCGACATGACGCCCTTCGTGGAACCGGACCTCTGCGTGGCCCACCTCAACCCCGTGTCCCAGCGGACGGCCGGAGCCGGATGA